In the Maniola hyperantus chromosome 13, iAphHyp1.2, whole genome shotgun sequence genome, TCACACTTACTGGTGGAGGCGAGCAACGGTCCGGCGGCGCGGGCCAGCGCGCCCAGCGAGCGCAGCGTGCCCAGCACGGCACCGCGCGCCTCGCTCGGCGCCTGCGCAGCCGCCATCGCCGTCATGCACGACACCGCGAACGCCGTCGCTGTAAGTACACCAACAATACGTACTGTTACACCTTTCAAAGTTTGTCAAAAAtgctataccctatccgcggaaagaagttagtatagcactctctctaTTACGTAATTACACCAACCCATGGCCAGACCTAACCTCGAACAATTTTTCGCCATATCCAGATTAACAAAAACCTACAATTCCATCAGTAAAAATGTTGGAATGTGTGAAATGGTCAACATAAATTTTCATCATTTGTGTAGTGGCGCCGTgcctaatataatatatctatctaataaactataaataaaaaattaaaaacgttttTACTTACATAAAGCAAACAATACGAGGCCTGCCCACAGCCAGAATAGCGGTGTAAACAGCGGCGGTTTCGGTGTGGCAGCAAACGCCACGCATACAAAGGACGGTGGAGTTAGGATCAAAGCTATCCTAGCGGCTCGCTCCGCGCCTTTTGACCCGAGCCTTCGCGCGGCGCCGCCTTGTAACACCGCCATTATAGCACCTACAAGAATTTGACAGTTATTAGttactagatgaagcccgcgacttcacgtAAGTTTCCGTTTTTTAAAAGCCCGTGGAAACGCTTTGACTTTCCggcacaaaaagtagcctatatgtccttccctgcgatgcaagctatctctgtaccttttatcaaaatcggtttaccGGATGGGCCGTGAGCGTGacataagctagcagacagacagacaacacactttcgtatttattataATGGATGGATTAACTAGATGACGATGATCCtagcgacttcgcccgcgtggatttactcaTTTTAAGATTAATTTACCTCTTTGAAgtacaaatttttatttgttaatggtacaaaaataataaaataccttgAGTAGTAATAATTTGCAatgctagcacaagctttttttttaatttgccatGAGAGCAAAAGTGATTAGCGTATTCCTGCGAATTTCCCAAATATGACGTATCTTTAAGCTAATATCTTAAGAAAAACAGGCATACAGgaaccggcaggaaatattgcacatcaaactttagaatgagatttcggcttcgtagagcgtcgtctctgtcactcatacctatgtgacgtttcgacagagacaatgccctGCGAAACCATTATATCCTTCTaaaccacgcgattcccttcgagagaaatttaaggaaatagatatccttactgtagcctctcaatatatttataataacataatttttgtaagacaaaatattcttagttacaagaaattggtgatctacacaataggctaactagaaacagagacaaacttgcagctcctgccttccgcctcaggaaagtccaaaagtcatttgtgggtattaccttttataataaaatcccgcaaactgttttggacttacctttgcacaagtttaaaaatctattaaaaatatgctcctgaaaaaagcatattacacaattgaagattatctaaatgataaaagagcgtggatttgacctgcagctcgttccagcaacgcacaagactgcaaatactattttatacatggcataatcttgtatctatatcaaatatttgaaaagagcaaccgcccgagtttcttgctggttcttctcggcaggaaaggcattccgaaccagtggtagatgcatccgactattcgtaagcacttgtaaaagtttatacgaataaaaaagattttcatttcattttcatttcatttcatttctaaaGTCCGATGTGAATTATTTCCTGTCGGGAACTGTATGTAGTACGTAACTACGTACAGTACCCGACACTAGACTAGACTAGGAAATGTTCCTAGTCTTCGTACGGTACGTAGACTAGGAACATTCCCCCAAAACAATATCATACGTACCTATGACTAAGAACATTTTCCCCTGCTGCATCGCGGTGTACTGGAAAGTGTGATGCGTCAGGAATGTAATGGTGAACTCCAGGCCGgagtaaataaatagataaatgaAGTAAATCAGTCCCAACTTAGATAATACTTTGTTCTGGTGATTTGACAAGTTTTTAACGGCAGTGAAGTTTAATAAATGCCACGGAGATACGAAGTCTACTGCTTTGGAGAGAGACAGAGAGAGTGGCGCTCTTTTATCCTGTAAAGAGGAGAAAtacaaatttcattaaataaataaataaataaaaatcttttttattcgaataaacttttacaagtactttcgaatagtcggatgcatctaccactggttcgtatTATTTTGTAACCTTAGCAGAATCACTTTCAACGGACGACCACGTCTAAGTACAGAAAAGAAGCCTAGCAAGAAAGAAAGAACCTTAGCTGAGATTAGTATCACCAAGAATACTAGAACCTTTTGGCGATAGCATGGAATAGAACAGAAAAGGTTTTTATTCAGCTAAACTTTCATAAAGTGCGTTAGAATGGCCAAGTCAATCTACCATCGTtctgaatgcctttcctactgagaaaaattaagaaactcagcggttgctcttttcaaaaattctaataAAAGTACAGTTAACACCCTTATATGACAGGCAATTGGGCTTGCTGCCAATTGCAGGCCAAATGTGGTTGGACTAGTTGGAAGGACCAAGTTTTTCTCGTTTTCATGAAACAATTCTTTTGCGTCACTGTACTGTACCGTAACTGTATTACATTAATACTGCTATCTCTGTCTGCAATTTTAAGACGCTTGCAACTTCATCCTATTTAACAAGAATTTAATAAGTACTAGTGTAAATAAAAGTGCCGGGAAATTTCTAGGACGAAGTAGAAAGTTTTGAATAGACTTACAAGTAGTGTAGTGGTAACTGAATAATAGAAAAAGTGTACACACCTTAGACAGCGTTTCAGGTATAAAGAACGTAACAAGAGCAATATTGGCGAGTGAGAGAGACAGTGCGTACATCGCGGGCCTTTCGCCCCACAGGCCGGAAGATACATCTGTGCTTATCGCGAACCACGCGCCGGCTAGCGGGCCCACTATGAAACCGATGGAGAATGCTAAGCCTACTAGTGCCTGAAATAATTGTacacaataaattaaaagtgGTGTAAAAGACTATTTTGAAGAAATAGAAAATTACCCCTTACCAGCCTTAAGTGCATACTTTTCTTTACCTCAGTCCCACACTCACAAAGGTATTGCTATCTCGCTCGGATAAAGAACTAATCGCCACTATTTTTTATGATTTCTCGATAAGGTTTTACACAAACAACATGAGCTGTATTTGTTTGAATTTACTCAAATTGCATTGTTTTCATATGAGTTCTGAAGGAAATCAGACTATCATGAGTTCTAGGTTGACTTCTACTACTCGTAAGTATGTACTAAGGATTCGTAGCaagaattaattttaaatcctACCACAAAGCATCGCATGAGACAAAAGCTATTCTTTTGAGAATAGCTTCTTTGTCAAATCTTAGCTTTGGTAGGAAGCTTTTCtactttacttaattaaaataattcttaCCATGCCTCTAGCCCGTGTTTTTTCATCGGATGCATCAGTGACTACAGCCATGCTCAGGCTCACATTTGCTTTGCTCAAACCCCCAATAAACCTCGCCAGAACAAATAAGCTGAATGTGCTTGCACAGCTCCATAGTCCGTGAGATAATGCTATGCCAAACTAGGCAaaaaatgagatttttaaaaataaagttcctCATCGTGATCATTATCAAACCGATAGatgagacttccacacgccacggtcttacgccgtctgaatccagcggctctctgcgactcgttcgaTGTCATAGgtatgtccacctagtgggggatcttccaacgttACACTttcgaggtcgctattctagcaccttgagattccaacgtctatcgatttttcagactatcattgccacttcagcttcgcaacccgttgagctatgccgTAAAAATAAAGTTGTAGTATATAACATAGTTTCAGACATAGTGTAGATGCTAAGATGATGTCAGAAACtatagatatataatataactattatattatttctgaAAGATATGTTTTATTAACAATagtttaagtatattatacatttttaaatacccAGTTAAATAAACATGTCCTTCgttcatttatttactttaatttaaaacatttgaACAAACAGAAGCATGCAGTTCTTGTCACTTTTATACTTTATTGTCAATAGATTCACAGGTTACTAATTACAAAAGtctggtaggtatattaaatttttataaaatgtttactCAAGAATTTGTCAGCAGggttttaaaaacgtaaattcaaagttttttaaaaaccctgtgggatccttttgatttcctgggataaaagtatccaATCCCCATCTTCAGGATGCAAAGGATAGGTTTACCTAGAAGTTAAGGCATTAAGTACTGTtatacgacttcgtccgtgtgggttaggtttttttttaccaTAGACTCTTTGGTTTTTGAGGATAGTTTTTATATTGATTAAGCAGATGAGCAGTGATGACATAAAGATAAACACAATTtctcatttatattattagtatggatagtaaaatgaaaaaaatgaaaatgaaaatctttttttagtaggtatgtatacctattAGTATCAGCCGTTCTAATTAACAACATTATCAAAATATAACAGGATATTGGAATTCTTTGCTACACAAGAAAATTAACATGCAGAAAACAGGTTATATGTAATCTTTTACAGCAAATAATTACTGAATTATGACCCTATCTATGTTAGCCGTATCAATTGAAACTATATAATTGAGTACTGAATTACAGGAAAAGTTCACATTCAACTTGTTTTTACTGAGTTTTTTGTATACTTCTACTTGAATACATGGGCTTCTTATGTTATAATAATGAAATCTAACACTTATAGTCTTAAAacttagaatataatatgttttttattgttatttattattgtataaagtTACCCTATCTTAGATGATGTTctcttctatatttatattaaaaattgttCTGTTGTAAGtaaacttttgttctttttgagaaaaaaatgtCTATAAACCTAATGAAtcactagtctaaatatataaaaggaaaaggtgactgactgactgactgattgatctatcttgaaaagacttttgaaaattcaacctctaagggggtaaaatacgggtttgaaatttgtttagtccatgcggacgaagtcgggagcataagctagttgttcaATAAAACCCAATTCAAAGTATGGGTAAAATAAATGTCACAAAAGGAATTCATGA is a window encoding:
- the rtet gene encoding major facilitator superfamily domain-containing protein 10; the protein is MAVVTDASDEKTRARGMALVGLAFSIGFIVGPLAGAWFAISTDVSSGLWGERPAMYALSLSLANIALVTFFIPETLSKDKRAPLSLSLSKAVDFVSPWHLLNFTAVKNLSNHQNKVLSKLGLIYFIYLFIYSGLEFTITFLTHHTFQYTAMQQGKMFLVIGAIMAVLQGGAARRLGSKGAERAARIALILTPPSFVCVAFAATPKPPLFTPLFWLWAGLVLFALSTAFAVSCMTAMAAAQAPSEARGAVLGTLRSLGALARAAGPLLASTMYWCSGAATTYTIGSIVLVLPAVMLLRLKT